The Aureitalea marina genome includes a window with the following:
- a CDS encoding VWA domain-containing protein codes for MKSILRTTVVMLLISLMAHAQQFELKGKVIDDLSFPLPGTNIYKKAAKDGVQSDVDGNYSIVVQVGDTIHFAYVGFKTQKHLITGKMNRLDVAMMIDETELEEVLVTAGGVRKESKALGYAVSAVSAEDLSIRPAGEVARVLQGKASGVQITAQSGTAGSATNVQIRGYSSMSGTNQALIVVDGIPVIRDAKNAINKLSGNIDASELINIDPDQIADVNVLKGMAAATLYGTAARNGVIVINTKSGQVGKQLSPYYDQESYARIIENQYKYVSASPLSTFSIDVDKAGYSNVRRMINNGQDIPPDAVKLEEMINYFQYDYPQPASDEVFSITTDIANSPWNPDAKLVRIGLKGKEISLEQAPASNLVFLIDVSGSMSDHNKLPLVKRSLELLVSKLRPADRVSMVVYAGAAGVVLEPTTGDEKQEILDALNRLEAGGSTAGGEGIALAYELAEKHFVKDGNNRVILATDGDFNVGPSSDEDMEDLIVNKRKSGVFLTVLGYGMGNYKDSKMETLADKGNGNHAYIDGMQEASRVFGTELMGTIYTIAKDVKIQVEFNPARVQAYRLVGYENRLLADEDFTNDKKDAGELGSGHTVTALYELIPVGVKSKLIPLLEPFTYTSGKESANKKDWLTVKFRYKAPDGEKSKLLVQALDSEAVPFEQASADFRFAASVALFGMQLRKSIYIDQQNSDEVVRIARSSISEDPDGYRAEFIRLVESYQ; via the coding sequence ATGAAATCAATACTTAGAACAACGGTCGTTATGTTGCTGATCAGTCTGATGGCCCACGCACAACAATTCGAATTAAAAGGAAAGGTGATCGATGATCTCAGCTTTCCCCTGCCAGGTACCAACATTTATAAGAAAGCGGCCAAAGACGGTGTTCAATCTGATGTTGATGGTAATTACAGCATTGTGGTGCAAGTTGGGGATACCATCCATTTTGCCTATGTTGGTTTTAAAACTCAAAAGCATTTGATCACTGGGAAAATGAATCGATTGGATGTCGCAATGATGATTGACGAAACGGAGCTGGAGGAAGTATTGGTCACTGCCGGTGGTGTCAGAAAGGAGAGTAAAGCCCTAGGGTATGCCGTCAGTGCGGTTTCAGCGGAAGACCTAAGTATTAGACCAGCCGGTGAGGTGGCTCGTGTCTTACAGGGGAAGGCCTCTGGAGTACAGATCACAGCGCAAAGCGGAACGGCGGGTTCGGCAACCAATGTGCAGATCAGGGGTTATTCTTCCATGAGCGGGACTAACCAGGCATTGATCGTAGTAGACGGTATTCCTGTTATTCGGGACGCGAAAAATGCGATAAACAAGCTTTCAGGCAATATTGATGCGAGTGAGTTGATCAACATCGACCCGGATCAAATTGCCGATGTGAACGTATTAAAAGGCATGGCTGCCGCCACACTCTATGGCACAGCTGCAAGAAATGGAGTGATTGTCATTAATACGAAATCTGGTCAGGTAGGCAAGCAACTATCACCGTATTATGACCAGGAATCCTATGCCCGGATCATTGAGAATCAATACAAATATGTCAGTGCCTCCCCCTTGTCAACCTTTTCCATAGACGTGGACAAGGCCGGGTACAGCAATGTCAGGAGAATGATCAACAACGGCCAGGATATCCCGCCAGATGCGGTGAAGCTGGAAGAGATGATCAACTATTTTCAGTACGATTATCCTCAACCGGCTAGTGATGAAGTGTTTTCCATTACGACGGATATCGCCAATTCTCCGTGGAACCCGGATGCAAAGTTGGTCCGTATCGGACTGAAAGGAAAGGAGATCTCACTGGAGCAAGCTCCTGCTTCCAACCTCGTCTTTCTGATCGATGTATCAGGCTCTATGAGTGATCACAATAAGTTGCCCTTGGTGAAAAGATCATTGGAACTATTGGTGAGTAAACTTAGGCCGGCAGATCGGGTCAGTATGGTGGTCTATGCTGGCGCTGCCGGTGTTGTGCTGGAACCAACCACTGGTGATGAGAAACAGGAGATCCTGGATGCCCTGAACAGACTGGAAGCTGGTGGCTCGACAGCTGGTGGAGAAGGAATAGCCTTGGCCTATGAATTGGCTGAGAAACATTTTGTCAAGGATGGCAATAATCGGGTCATCCTCGCCACCGATGGTGATTTCAATGTAGGACCCTCCAGCGACGAGGACATGGAGGACCTGATCGTCAACAAGCGTAAGAGTGGGGTGTTCCTTACCGTTCTAGGATATGGGATGGGAAATTATAAGGATTCAAAAATGGAAACCTTGGCCGATAAAGGAAATGGCAATCACGCCTATATCGATGGCATGCAGGAAGCCAGCCGGGTCTTTGGAACCGAGCTGATGGGAACCATCTACACCATTGCCAAGGATGTGAAGATACAAGTGGAATTCAATCCGGCAAGAGTTCAGGCCTATCGTCTGGTGGGTTACGAGAACAGATTATTGGCTGACGAAGATTTTACCAATGATAAGAAGGACGCCGGCGAGTTGGGCAGTGGCCATACCGTTACTGCTCTTTACGAGTTGATCCCTGTAGGTGTGAAAAGTAAATTGATCCCCTTGCTGGAGCCATTTACTTATACTTCGGGCAAGGAGTCTGCCAACAAAAAGGATTGGTTAACGGTCAAGTTCCGTTATAAGGCGCCGGATGGGGAGAAAAGCAAGTTGCTGGTCCAGGCCCTGGACTCCGAAGCCGTTCCGTTTGAGCAGGCATCAGCTGACTTCCGTTTTGCTGCTTCAGTGGCCTTGTTCGGCATGCAACTGAGGAAGTCCATTTATATTGACCAGCAGAATAGTGACGAGGTGGTTCGCATTGCCCGATCGTCCATCTCTGAGGATCCTGATGGATATCGGGCCGAATTCATCCGGCTTGTAGAGAGTTATCAATAG
- a CDS encoding TonB-dependent receptor plug domain-containing protein, with product MKKIDLLKKMLVVLVLACCTNALAQTPTKNVSLLWDSSYGMIQKDIDKEFEFLKSYFNQNPDITVNLVVFSNSIVQRETIPISGGNWEDLKLKLREIIYDGSASYEGLFNTRSEQIILVSDGKVNTDKLPNSFNRPVFAITTIPDSNIDGLRDLAISSGGALFDLSLSAKDGMQVFGDSDVPLDLVKIREATARPQQQSLGEVLISTKVEGSREEDMINTGNIVQDKRSLGYAIETIGSDEIREQDITIEQAVTGQFSNIDIKSDQNLSQFISRGKNMTILGDQTGLIVVDGVPVESSVNALTGINAPSNGPGTNIDKTILNNVSAFDPANVESITVLKGLAATNKYGTLGRNGVILITTKTATFRKAAQSDSPVVVGTTATYSGDVLSEASLPDTDYMQALKETSDVNEAFQVYLRYREKYGWSPDYFLHTASYFQSWNNTDLVKRVLSNISELPISDTSILLAQAYKYQEFGMKDEAVRVYERILELQPNQLQHYRNLALAYSESGYPEKALLLMDRMDKGHFTEILGYNGLRNTLDVEFKNLVNQQKGRLNTTYVDQKYKQNVRYRTRVVFEWNHFDTQFDLQIINPQKRYFTWSHTQTDEGLRMKQEIQQGYGLEEFFMTNADQGLWTFNLNYLGKARGDNNLPAYLKITTYQYYGQPQQTKKIRVITLDEINQNKNILKVSI from the coding sequence ATGAAGAAGATCGACCTATTGAAGAAGATGTTGGTGGTACTGGTATTAGCCTGCTGCACAAATGCACTGGCCCAAACGCCGACCAAAAATGTGAGCCTGCTGTGGGATAGTTCCTACGGGATGATCCAGAAGGACATTGATAAGGAATTTGAATTCCTCAAGTCTTATTTTAATCAGAATCCGGATATAACCGTTAACCTGGTGGTGTTTTCCAATTCCATCGTTCAGCGCGAGACCATTCCGATTAGTGGAGGAAATTGGGAAGATCTGAAACTGAAACTGAGAGAGATCATCTATGACGGGTCGGCAAGTTACGAAGGCCTTTTCAACACGCGTTCGGAACAGATCATATTGGTTAGTGATGGTAAGGTGAATACCGATAAATTGCCTAATTCTTTCAATCGTCCGGTATTTGCGATCACCACTATCCCCGACTCCAATATCGATGGTCTCAGGGATCTGGCCATTAGCTCCGGAGGCGCCTTGTTCGATCTTTCCCTCAGCGCTAAAGATGGGATGCAGGTCTTTGGGGATTCTGATGTTCCCCTGGACTTGGTTAAGATCAGGGAGGCTACAGCAAGACCACAACAGCAATCCCTTGGAGAAGTTCTTATCTCAACCAAAGTAGAGGGTAGCAGAGAGGAGGATATGATCAATACAGGGAATATAGTGCAGGATAAACGTAGCCTAGGTTACGCCATAGAGACCATTGGTAGTGATGAGATACGCGAACAGGATATTACCATAGAGCAGGCCGTTACGGGTCAATTCTCCAATATCGATATCAAGTCCGACCAAAACCTCAGCCAGTTTATCTCTCGTGGTAAGAATATGACTATACTGGGGGATCAGACCGGTTTGATCGTAGTGGATGGAGTTCCCGTTGAGAGCTCTGTTAATGCCCTTACAGGTATCAATGCACCCTCCAATGGACCGGGTACAAATATCGATAAGACCATACTAAATAATGTCAGTGCGTTCGATCCGGCCAATGTGGAAAGCATTACAGTTCTAAAAGGATTGGCGGCTACGAATAAATACGGTACCCTGGGTAGAAATGGGGTAATTCTGATAACCACTAAAACGGCTACCTTCAGGAAAGCTGCTCAGTCGGATTCCCCTGTCGTTGTGGGTACCACAGCAACCTATTCCGGGGATGTACTTTCCGAGGCCAGCCTACCTGATACAGACTATATGCAGGCCTTGAAGGAGACATCAGATGTGAACGAAGCCTTCCAAGTCTATCTGCGGTACCGGGAGAAATACGGCTGGTCACCTGATTATTTCTTGCACACGGCTTCTTATTTTCAAAGCTGGAATAATACGGACCTGGTCAAAAGGGTATTGTCGAATATTTCCGAGCTACCCATTTCCGATACATCTATTTTGTTGGCCCAGGCTTATAAGTATCAGGAATTTGGGATGAAGGATGAAGCGGTGCGTGTGTACGAGCGTATTCTGGAATTACAACCCAACCAGTTGCAGCACTACCGCAATTTGGCATTGGCTTATTCCGAGAGCGGTTATCCTGAGAAGGCCTTGCTCTTGATGGATCGAATGGATAAGGGGCATTTTACCGAGATCTTGGGTTACAATGGGCTACGCAATACGCTGGATGTCGAATTCAAGAATCTGGTGAACCAACAAAAAGGGCGGCTGAATACGACCTATGTCGATCAGAAGTACAAACAAAATGTTCGGTATCGAACCAGGGTGGTATTCGAATGGAATCATTTTGACACCCAATTTGACCTGCAGATCATCAATCCGCAAAAACGGTATTTCACCTGGTCGCACACCCAAACGGACGAAGGCTTAAGGATGAAACAAGAGATACAGCAGGGTTACGGCCTGGAAGAATTCTTTATGACCAATGCTGACCAGGGGTTATGGACCTTTAATTTGAACTATCTGGGTAAGGCAAGAGGGGACAATAATCTACCTGCATATTTAAAGATCACCACCTATCAGTACTATGGTCAACCTCAGCAAACCAAAAAAATAAGGGTGATCACACTAGATGAGATCAATCAGAACAAGAATATACTCAAGGTTAGTATCTAA
- a CDS encoding DoxX family protein — translation METIKSLNKWANAHTYYPLDLLRVALGVFLFIKGIDFMGNTGMLLKLFEPLQSVAGEMAVIHYIAPAHFVGGILIAFGLLTRWAIVAQLPILIGAVAINFVGEMNQTNLILSGVALILSLFFLVYGSGKHSVDKYLRMQK, via the coding sequence ATGGAAACAATTAAATCGTTAAACAAATGGGCCAACGCCCATACCTATTATCCGCTGGATCTTCTGCGAGTTGCCTTAGGTGTGTTCCTGTTTATTAAAGGGATCGACTTTATGGGCAACACGGGGATGCTACTGAAACTGTTCGAACCATTGCAAAGTGTAGCGGGCGAAATGGCCGTCATTCACTACATTGCCCCTGCTCATTTTGTGGGTGGGATTCTAATTGCCTTTGGGCTTTTGACAAGATGGGCAATTGTTGCACAGTTACCCATACTGATCGGAGCTGTTGCCATCAATTTTGTTGGTGAAATGAATCAAACCAATCTGATCCTGTCTGGTGTTGCTCTTATTTTGAGTTTATTCTTCCTGGTCTATGGCTCTGGTAAACACTCGGTAGACAAATACTTACGCATGCAGAAATAA
- a CDS encoding TonB-dependent receptor plug domain-containing protein, with protein MRRITLIIVVLVLNFQSHAQEKEPGILLLWDSSLGMMQKDGQAEMEKLQELLAAEENTVVRLKVFSNQVHLDQHFRIEQGQWSELASALKTVVYDGTSSYEGLFEGAYKSIILVSRGKEHIDKLPTYLDTPVYVINSCEDSNKVDLKVLALASEGDYFEMIPDNADVASSANADTTFSRVQTVRNASELATSDSGRREALDVVILEADIQDEPEDEEVNLGDRKRSKKTLGYAVESITSDDIAPTDTDVQQAVKGQFSGLYIQNDTANDDVDLTQFLGRNKNMTILGNQYGLVVIDGVPQASDSSAFGAGAPSNRGRTDHLDPANIHSITYLKGLAATNRYGSLGSGGVLVIKTKTFAATEGTVSQRKKKAKPLGTTATYDGSAATGTTSGQPYLTKISQSSDVNEAYEIYLQTRAKYGSNPSFYIDMASYFNQWGNQDIVDRILSNINELPNAKPADLTAMAYCYQANGMHIKAAQIYKRLVQLDANSIQHYRNLALAYTEADMYKEAEDIYNKLDRGYVKEVQGKNGLKKTLDLETARMVKQARPKTTLRKLDTRFNQLTTARKRIVIEWNYFDAEFDLQIVNPQNRYFTWSHKPDGEPARFREDVEQRIGVEEFVLSDTDQGNWLFNLTSLGSKSATKGEPIYVKVTVYDHFGSPNEQVQTKLIPLDVVGQNRELLSISVEK; from the coding sequence ATGAGAAGAATTACTTTAATCATTGTCGTCCTTGTCTTAAACTTTCAAAGTCATGCTCAAGAAAAAGAGCCTGGTATTCTGCTTTTGTGGGATAGCTCTTTGGGCATGATGCAGAAAGATGGCCAGGCAGAAATGGAGAAGCTCCAGGAACTATTAGCCGCCGAAGAGAACACAGTTGTTCGACTCAAGGTATTTAGTAACCAGGTTCATCTGGATCAGCACTTTAGGATAGAGCAGGGCCAATGGAGTGAATTGGCATCCGCTTTAAAGACGGTGGTATATGATGGTACTTCTAGTTATGAAGGGCTCTTTGAAGGGGCTTATAAAAGTATTATTCTGGTTAGTCGGGGAAAAGAGCATATTGATAAATTACCCACCTATCTGGATACCCCGGTCTATGTGATCAATAGCTGCGAGGATTCCAACAAGGTCGATCTCAAAGTCCTTGCCCTAGCATCAGAGGGAGATTATTTTGAAATGATCCCGGATAATGCCGATGTTGCCTCTTCAGCTAATGCTGACACGACTTTCAGCCGAGTTCAGACTGTGAGAAACGCCTCGGAACTGGCAACTTCGGATTCTGGCCGACGGGAAGCCCTGGATGTGGTAATTTTAGAAGCTGATATCCAAGACGAACCTGAGGACGAGGAGGTGAATCTAGGAGATCGAAAACGCTCGAAGAAAACCTTGGGATATGCCGTCGAATCGATTACTTCGGACGATATCGCCCCGACGGATACCGATGTGCAGCAGGCAGTCAAAGGCCAATTCTCCGGCCTCTACATACAGAACGATACCGCAAATGACGACGTAGACCTGACCCAATTCCTTGGGAGAAACAAGAACATGACCATTTTAGGCAATCAGTATGGCCTGGTTGTGATCGATGGTGTTCCCCAGGCCTCAGATTCCAGTGCATTTGGTGCTGGTGCACCCTCCAACAGAGGTAGGACTGACCATCTTGACCCAGCAAACATTCACAGCATTACTTATCTAAAGGGCCTTGCGGCCACTAACCGCTATGGTTCACTTGGTTCTGGTGGGGTACTCGTGATCAAGACCAAGACCTTTGCGGCAACGGAGGGCACGGTTTCGCAGCGGAAGAAAAAGGCCAAGCCATTGGGAACAACGGCTACTTATGACGGTTCTGCTGCCACAGGAACAACCTCTGGCCAACCTTATCTGACGAAAATTTCCCAAAGTTCTGATGTGAATGAGGCATACGAGATCTACCTGCAGACCAGAGCAAAATACGGAAGCAACCCTTCTTTTTATATCGATATGGCCAGCTACTTTAACCAATGGGGTAACCAGGACATTGTGGATCGTATCCTGTCCAATATCAATGAGTTACCAAACGCAAAGCCTGCTGATCTTACCGCAATGGCCTACTGTTATCAGGCCAACGGAATGCATATAAAGGCAGCCCAGATCTATAAGCGCCTGGTCCAGCTGGATGCCAACAGTATACAGCATTATCGTAATCTTGCTTTGGCCTACACCGAAGCGGACATGTATAAGGAAGCCGAGGATATCTACAATAAATTGGACAGGGGTTACGTGAAAGAAGTACAGGGTAAGAATGGACTGAAGAAGACCCTGGACTTGGAAACTGCTCGTATGGTAAAACAAGCCCGGCCAAAAACAACTCTCCGCAAACTGGATACCCGGTTCAATCAGTTAACTACAGCACGAAAACGAATTGTTATAGAATGGAATTACTTCGATGCGGAGTTCGATCTGCAGATCGTCAATCCACAGAATCGCTACTTTACTTGGTCGCACAAACCCGATGGTGAACCCGCTCGTTTCCGGGAGGATGTAGAGCAACGGATAGGAGTAGAGGAGTTCGTCCTTTCCGACACGGACCAGGGTAATTGGTTATTCAACCTGACCAGTTTGGGTAGTAAATCTGCGACCAAAGGCGAACCGATCTACGTAAAGGTGACCGTTTATGATCATTTTGGAAGTCCGAATGAGCAAGTGCAGACTAAACTGATACCGCTTGATGTTGTTGGACAAAACCGTGAATTACTTTCAATAAGCGTGGAAAAGTGA
- a CDS encoding M24 family metallopeptidase, whose amino-acid sequence MNRFFALLLFLIFASTGFAQVLTERDRADLKDEILADRFNTLLPGLMDESGIDMWLVISREYNEDPVMKTMLPAKWLNARRRTILLFYRNKRAGTIEKLAVARYDVGKNITSAWDKEKQPDQWARLVELIAERNPEKIGINYSTHFGLADGLVKTDYEELLEALPADQEARLVSAEKLAIGWLETRTEMEMELYNTLVQITHDIIDEAFSDKVITPSETTTDDVVWWMRQKVTDMGLETWFHPTVDIQRDNEVLKSQVNAFSKGKEDKVIIPGDLLHCDFGITYIGLNTDCQQHAYVLQEGESKVPDFLAAAFKKGNQVQDFLTDEMKTGRTGNEILLSALENGRNAGLRPAIYTHPLGTYGHSAGTTIGMWDSQGGVPFTGDYPLHPNTVYAIELNTTVTIDQWSKDIRIMLEEAGFYGPDGFRYVNGRQQAIKPISWN is encoded by the coding sequence ATGAATCGATTTTTCGCGCTTTTGTTGTTTTTAATTTTTGCTTCTACCGGATTCGCCCAAGTGCTTACGGAACGAGATAGGGCCGATCTCAAGGATGAGATACTGGCGGATCGCTTCAATACGCTTTTGCCGGGGCTTATGGACGAAAGTGGAATCGATATGTGGCTGGTCATCTCCAGGGAGTATAATGAGGACCCGGTTATGAAGACCATGCTTCCGGCAAAATGGTTAAACGCCAGACGTCGTACCATCTTGTTGTTCTACCGGAACAAAAGGGCAGGAACAATTGAGAAATTGGCAGTTGCCCGTTACGATGTGGGGAAAAATATCACCTCGGCCTGGGACAAGGAAAAACAGCCCGACCAATGGGCACGACTCGTGGAATTGATCGCCGAGCGAAACCCGGAGAAGATCGGGATCAATTATTCAACTCATTTCGGCTTGGCAGATGGTTTGGTCAAAACCGATTACGAAGAATTGTTGGAAGCCCTGCCTGCCGATCAGGAGGCTCGGCTGGTCTCTGCGGAGAAGCTGGCCATAGGCTGGCTGGAAACCCGTACAGAGATGGAAATGGAGCTATATAACACCCTGGTTCAGATCACCCACGATATCATAGACGAGGCCTTTTCAGATAAGGTGATCACACCCAGCGAAACCACTACCGACGATGTGGTCTGGTGGATGCGCCAAAAAGTAACTGATATGGGGTTGGAGACCTGGTTTCATCCAACAGTGGATATCCAGCGGGACAACGAAGTACTGAAAAGCCAAGTTAATGCATTTTCGAAAGGGAAGGAAGACAAGGTGATCATCCCCGGAGATCTACTCCATTGCGATTTCGGGATCACCTATATTGGATTGAATACTGATTGCCAACAGCACGCCTATGTCTTGCAAGAAGGGGAGAGCAAGGTGCCGGATTTTCTGGCGGCAGCTTTTAAAAAGGGCAACCAGGTTCAGGATTTCTTGACCGATGAGATGAAGACAGGAAGAACAGGGAATGAGATCTTATTATCAGCATTAGAGAATGGGCGAAATGCCGGATTGAGACCTGCCATTTACACCCACCCCTTAGGCACTTATGGTCATAGTGCTGGTACCACTATAGGCATGTGGGATTCCCAAGGCGGGGTGCCTTTTACAGGCGATTATCCCTTGCATCCCAATACGGTCTACGCCATCGAATTGAACACCACCGTGACTATTGATCAATGGAGTAAGGACATCCGGATCATGCTGGAAGAAGCCGGCTTCTACGGTCCTGACGGCTTCCGCTACGTCAATGGGAGACAGCAAGCCATCAAACCGATCAGTTGGAACTGA
- a CDS encoding amidohydrolase family protein — protein MIAQEVSQGPFDQLIIRGVMLINGDGAPPRGPIDIVVEGNVIKKIQVVGYPGVPINQQRRPQLKPGGKELDASGMYLLPGFVDMHGHIGGVGQGADWDYVFKLWMAHGITTVREPSGRGIDWTLDLKRKSEKNEIIAPRVFAYTGFGQTTAGFNPLNDAPISTPELAREWVRANAANGADGIKFFGAEPEIMAAALDENKKLGLRSACHHAQLSVARWNVLHSARAGLTSMEHWYGLPEALFDDRTVQDYPLDYNYQNEQHRFGEAGRLWKQAAEPYSDHWNAVMNELLELDFTLDPTLNIYEASRDLQRARRAEWHEDYTLPSLWRFYQPSKISHGSYWHFWGTEEEVAWRENYRLWMTFINEYKNRGGRVTAGSDSGFIFQLYGFAYIRELELLREAGFHPLEVIRSATLNGAEALGWDDKIGSVQIGKLADFVIVEENPLQNLKVLYGTGAIKLTEDNEVVRVGGVKYTIKDGIIYDAKLLLAQVKQMVDEAKAAEGFELKQPGIKD, from the coding sequence ATGATCGCTCAGGAAGTGAGCCAAGGCCCCTTTGATCAGTTGATCATCCGAGGAGTAATGCTCATTAATGGCGATGGCGCTCCACCAAGGGGCCCTATAGATATTGTTGTAGAAGGCAATGTGATAAAAAAGATACAAGTGGTCGGGTATCCCGGTGTCCCGATCAACCAGCAAAGAAGACCTCAACTCAAACCAGGTGGTAAGGAACTGGATGCTTCTGGCATGTACCTTTTACCAGGTTTTGTCGATATGCATGGCCATATTGGCGGGGTAGGTCAGGGCGCAGACTGGGATTATGTCTTTAAACTGTGGATGGCACACGGGATTACAACGGTTCGCGAACCTTCGGGCAGGGGAATTGACTGGACCTTGGACCTGAAACGGAAGAGCGAAAAGAACGAGATCATCGCACCTCGTGTTTTTGCTTACACAGGATTTGGCCAGACCACTGCCGGTTTCAATCCTTTGAATGACGCTCCTATCAGCACCCCGGAACTGGCCAGGGAATGGGTTCGTGCGAATGCTGCCAATGGAGCCGATGGCATCAAGTTCTTTGGTGCAGAGCCCGAGATCATGGCTGCTGCCTTGGACGAAAATAAGAAATTAGGGTTGCGTTCTGCATGCCATCATGCCCAACTGAGTGTTGCCCGCTGGAACGTTCTCCATTCGGCAAGGGCCGGTCTAACTTCCATGGAACACTGGTATGGCCTACCAGAAGCTTTATTTGATGACCGTACGGTCCAAGATTATCCACTGGATTACAATTATCAGAATGAGCAGCACCGCTTTGGTGAAGCCGGCCGATTATGGAAACAGGCAGCCGAACCTTACTCCGATCATTGGAATGCTGTGATGAACGAATTACTGGAACTAGACTTTACTTTGGATCCCACACTCAATATCTATGAGGCGAGCAGGGATCTTCAACGTGCCCGAAGAGCAGAGTGGCATGAAGATTATACCCTCCCCTCCCTCTGGAGATTTTATCAACCCTCTAAGATCAGCCATGGAAGTTACTGGCATTTCTGGGGAACCGAGGAAGAGGTTGCCTGGAGAGAGAACTACCGTTTGTGGATGACCTTTATTAACGAATACAAGAACAGGGGTGGACGTGTGACGGCGGGTTCAGACTCTGGGTTTATATTCCAACTATACGGTTTTGCCTACATCAGGGAACTCGAATTATTACGAGAGGCAGGGTTCCATCCATTGGAAGTGATCCGTTCGGCCACACTCAATGGGGCCGAAGCCCTTGGCTGGGACGACAAGATCGGATCCGTGCAAATCGGTAAATTGGCAGACTTTGTGATCGTTGAGGAAAACCCCTTGCAAAACCTCAAAGTCCTTTACGGAACCGGAGCGATCAAACTGACCGAGGACAATGAAGTGGTTCGGGTTGGAGGCGTTAAATATACCATCAAGGATGGCATCATCTACGACGCAAAACTACTCCTTGCACAGGTCAAACAAATGGTGGACGAGGCCAAGGCCGCGGAGGGTTTTGAGTTGAAGCAGCCAGGGATCAAAGACTGA
- a CDS encoding MFS transporter encodes MGQSAKRQPWHLITLLILAGEAVFILPFVLARVFRPTVLEVFQLTNLQLGTCFSIYGIVALVSYLIGGPLADRYPANKLMGISLILTALGGLWMASSPTYLELKILYGYWGFTTIFLFWAAMIKATRQWGGINSQGRAYGLLDGGRGLVGAAFGSLGVFILGLTITADTGPAEQAMAFRQVIYSSSTLVALIGLIVWFGMRLKDQEDNENAVNKISWSQFRQVMRIPSVWYLMVIILCAYVGYKITDIFSLYAREVMLYDEIDSAQVGTILLYMRPIVGIAIGFLADRSGVINWLIAGFVLTLIGAFIFASGVLDPSLPAFFFSSVLIIATGVYGVRALYFATMQDGMIPLALTGTAVGLISLVGYTPDIFAGPAMGYLLDASPGEAGHQDVFWMLMAFAGVGLIASIGLKRITRT; translated from the coding sequence TTGGGGCAATCTGCAAAACGACAGCCCTGGCATCTGATCACCCTGTTGATATTGGCAGGGGAAGCGGTATTTATCCTCCCTTTTGTTCTGGCACGGGTATTCCGACCGACCGTCCTGGAGGTTTTCCAGTTGACCAATCTGCAACTGGGTACTTGTTTTTCCATTTACGGAATCGTGGCGCTAGTCTCTTATTTGATCGGTGGGCCTCTGGCAGATCGCTACCCAGCCAACAAATTGATGGGGATTTCCCTGATCTTGACAGCACTGGGAGGATTATGGATGGCCTCCTCTCCTACTTATCTTGAATTGAAGATCCTTTATGGTTATTGGGGCTTTACCACCATCTTCTTGTTTTGGGCGGCGATGATCAAAGCGACCAGGCAATGGGGAGGGATCAACAGCCAGGGACGTGCATATGGTTTACTAGATGGCGGACGCGGCTTGGTTGGAGCAGCTTTTGGTTCGTTGGGAGTTTTTATACTGGGATTGACCATAACCGCGGACACAGGGCCGGCAGAACAGGCCATGGCCTTCCGGCAAGTGATCTATAGCAGTTCTACCCTGGTGGCCCTAATTGGCCTTATTGTTTGGTTCGGGATGCGACTGAAAGATCAAGAGGATAACGAGAATGCCGTAAACAAGATCAGCTGGTCCCAATTTAGACAAGTGATGCGAATTCCTTCCGTATGGTACCTGATGGTGATCATACTCTGTGCCTATGTGGGATACAAGATCACAGATATATTCTCACTCTACGCCAGAGAGGTGATGCTCTACGATGAGATCGATTCCGCCCAGGTAGGCACCATCCTACTCTATATGCGTCCTATTGTGGGAATCGCCATTGGTTTTCTCGCAGACAGGTCTGGGGTGATCAATTGGCTGATTGCTGGCTTTGTGTTGACACTGATCGGTGCTTTTATCTTTGCTAGTGGGGTGCTGGACCCGAGTTTACCAGCTTTCTTCTTCTCATCTGTATTGATCATAGCCACTGGAGTTTACGGCGTGCGCGCGCTTTACTTTGCAACCATGCAGGACGGGATGATCCCATTGGCGCTAACAGGAACTGCTGTTGGTCTGATTTCCCTGGTGGGTTATACTCCGGATATATTTGCAGGGCCAGCCATGGGGTATTTGCTGGACGCTTCACCGGGTGAAGCCGGTCATCAGGATGTTTTCTGGATGCTAATGGCATTTGCAGGTGTAGGACTAATCGCCTCTATCGGGCTTAAAAGAATCACCCGGACCTAG